The sequence GAAACTACATAAATAAAACAACAGACCAAAAAGACGTACCTGAgtaggaaaatatcatatgaCATTAGCTTGATTTCCtctccaaaaagaaaaaagaaaccttCTTCTTTGAAAACCCTTTGAAAGCAATCACCAACTCCCATGTACGGTGTCCTCAGCTGTCCTCTTTTGACCATCTCCCCTTGATTTTGCAACAAAAGCGTCATCCTTTCAATTGGTGCCGATGCACTCTTTGATATCACAGCGGCAACTCCACCAATGGTGAAATTTACTGAAAACTTATTAGATTTCTTTGTCTTTGCCGTTGCCATAACTAACACTgccaattatttataattactattagttttattattaaaagaaaTTCGTCTATAAATGCATACACATTGTaaatcatggaacatataatgTTCCCAGATAATAAAATACCATATTcaaatgaattaaatttaaaaattaatattacctACAAAAGAAAAGAGCAATGAAAGAAAAAATGACTGTAACAAATTAGTGTTCAATTAcctgatatttaatttattgaatAGCTGAGAATGGATCTGAGGGTATAACAAGTCAGTGCGCAGATGGAGATAAAAGAACTTTTGAGTAAATTATTCTACTTAAAGTAGGTGTGTcacctaaaaaaaatatcatgttAAATGTTACTTAGTTTTCGCTGTCAGTAAAAAAGATGATATCAAATATATAAAACCTCACCTCGGGTTTGCATAGGTGCACCTCCTCCGTAATCATTGTAACCACCGCCTAACTCTAGCGGGTGCATAATTCCACCACCATAACCTCCTCTTCCATGACCTCGGAAGCCACGACCACTCCCACAACCTCGGCCTCTACCACCATAACAATGACCACCTTCAAAGCCACCATAGcaatgtccacgtgtacacaattttattggtccacctaaaaaattaatataaaaaaataaaaaaaaataattatttaaaattaaaaaaaaaattataaataaaaaattaaataattttttttcttttttttttcctttctttctttttcttgttctttctatttttttctggttttttctttttctttcgtcTGAAACAAACCCTCTCTCTTTACATCACTCTCTCTCGATCTCCTCTCTCTCGATCTCCTCtctgttttttattattttttttctttttctttcgttTGAAACAAACACAAACCCTCTCTCTCTACATCACTCTCTCTCGAtctcctctctctttctcgTTTTCAATCTAGGGTTTTCAAAACCCCCTTGGGCGGCCACCACAGTCCTCCACCCTCACAAGCCTCGTCTGACACCAAGGAGGAGATCGACAGATCTCCGTTCTCACGAGCCCCATCGCAGAACCCCACACCTCACGAGCCTCGTGTTCAGTAAGCCCTCTCTCTCGCCCTTGCGATTTTCTTTCTCCGTTAGTTGCGATTTTATTTCTCTTTAATCTGAGGTCTCTTTGATGTGTTTAGATCTGGATGTGGGGTTTTGTTTGGATCTGAAAAAGAGGTTTCGGTGATGGTTTTGGTGTGTAGATGTGGTTTTGGTGGTGTGGGCAGTTCGGTTGTGGTGGGCAGTGGTGGTCTGGGTGGAGGAAGGGTGGTCTGGGCGGAGTAAGGGTGGTTGTGGTGTGGGCGGTGGTCTGGGCAGAGTGATAGAGCGAGAGTGATGGCTGAGATTGAGAGAGGTGGGGATCGAGTGCTGAGAGAGAGGGGGATCGAGAAAGATTGTTtgcaagaaagaaaagaaagaaagaaagaaaaagaaaaagaaagaaaggaaaaaaaaaatattatttaatttttttttttaattttaaaataatttttttttatttttttattttttttaaataaatttttacgtggactaataaaattgtgccacgtgtacactatgtacacgtggacattccaACCTGGCACTTAACAGCCAAAAATAGATGGAAAGGGCTAACTGCTAACGGACTAGTAATTTAGgtagttttaccaccaaaattttaaattaggggTTAGTTACAAAAACCCGTGCACTTTAagaggttttgccgcaaataaccCTAAGTTAAATAACCACACGGACAAACTATACAAAGAAAACCGTACCCCACGTGTACTCACCGACGACCCCAAGGCTAAAATCGTCAACTCACTCTCTTTCATTTACTAAACAGCCCCTTATTCCAACACGTGTCATCTTCCTATTGGTTAACAAGAAATAACGAAAAAAACCACGTCTCAGCTATGCTCTCGAGAAATTAGATCTCTCTTCGTCTCAGCTTAAATAAATACCTCAATTTTCTATACAACAGCACCCACGTGTCATCCTCACCGACGACACCAAGGATAAAATCGTCATTCTGTTAGTTATTTACTAAAACACCCTCATTTTACCACGTGTCATATTCTTATTCGTCAACAGAAAATAACGAAAAAAACCGCGTCTCAGCTATTAGATCTGTCTTCGTCTCTGCTTAAATTCCTcaattttctctcattttcaccaaaaaaaaagcTCAAATTAAATCAACAATGGCGTCCAAAAACAACGACACACACAAATCGGAATCCGCCACCACAACCAACGGCGGCGAAGCTCCAGACCGTAAGATTGCTCTGATTACAGGCATAACCGGTCAAGACGGATCTTACCTGACTGAATTTCTCCTCGACAAGGGTTACGAAGTCCATGGATTGATAAGAAGATCATCAAACTTCAACACGCAGCGAATCAATCACATCTACATCGATCCACACAATGCACACAAAGCTCGTATGAAGCTTCACTACGCCGATCTCACCGATGCTTCTTCGCTCCGTAGTTGGCTCGACATTGTTCGTCCCGACGAGGTTTACAATCTCGCTGCCCAATCGCACGTCGCCGTTTCGTTCGAGATCCCTGACTACACCGCTGACGTCGTCGCCACCGGCGCATTACGTCTCCTCGAGGCCGTACGATCTCACATCTCAGCTACGGGCAGATCTCATATTCGTTACTACCAAGCTGGATCGTCGGAAATGTTCGGAGCTACTCCGCCGCCTCAGAGCGAAACGACGCCGTTTCATCCTCGATCTCCTTACGCGGCTTCGAAATGCGCGGCTCATTGGTACACCGTGAATTATAGAGAAGCTTACGGGATCTACGCCTGTAACGGAATCCTATTCAATCACGAATCGCCGAGGCGTGGGGAGAATTTCGTTACCCGTAAGATTACTCGCGCTGTTGGAAGGATCAAGATCGGCTTACAGAACAAGCTGTTCTTGGGGAATCTTCAGGCTTCGAGGGATTGGGGTTTTGCTGGCGATTACGTTGAGGCGATGTGGATGATGCTTCAGCAGGAGAAGCCTGACGATTATGTTGTGGCTACTGAGGATTCTCACACTGTGGAGGAGTTTTTGGAAGTGGCTTTTGGGAATGTGGGTTTGAATTGGAGAGATCATGTTGTTATTGATAAGAGGTATTTTAGACCAGCTGAGGTTGATAATCTTAAAGGTGATGCTTCTaaggctaagaaagttcttggtTGGAAACCCAAAGTGGGATTTGAGCAATTGGTGAAGATGATGGTAGATGAAGATATTGAGTTAGCTAAGAGGGAAAAAGTTCTTGTTGATGCTGGTTACATGGATGCTCAGCAACAACCATGATCAATCATCAATCATCAATCAGTATCTATCTTATCTCTTTCTCACTCTCAATTTTCAATCTTTTTTTGGTTTCGGTTTCAAATGAGTACCCAAGTTGATTGATTGATTGATTTGATGATACTTGTAGCTTTATTTAATATCATTTTCATTACAATGTTGTTGTTCCATTAAATggttcttaagagaaaatatagttaATTTTGTGTTGTTCTTTAGTAATGTTTATCTCAAGTTCTTAATTCGTTGTATTTAGCaaattttattatgtttgtttgttgtttACTAGTTTGTATTATTAGACATGGGAAGCAATAATATGAACTAAATTCAATTTTCAGAGAAATGTTCTTACTTTCTTCTACATTGCTCACTTTTAATTTCTGCTTAGATTATTGTTTATAATCCTctgtttcttatatattttgaattgtaaatcttgaaagattgacgATAATACTAGATTTATCTGTTTTCATAATGTGGTTCCATGAAATGGTTCTTAAGATAAATATAGTTTGATATATTCCAGTAATAATTTAGTCTTTTATCTTATCTTGTCAGTTAGCAATAACATGAACTCATTGCTCACTTTAATTTGAGAGACTTGAGAGTCTGAGATTGAAATGATTTATGCTTAGATTGTTTAGAAtccaatttattttatttttagacaccGTAGTTAGTATGAGAGGGTATAATTGTCATTGTATTGAGATGGTTATTTATTGGAGAATAGGGTAGTATAAATAGGTAAGCAAAAAAATATTAGGTAAGTAGAATAGAATGGGTAATTGGGTATGCAAAGTATTGAGTGAAATCTCTGCATCAATGGAGAGCTTTTGCTCTCCACCATTGTACGAGACTTTGTCTCATGTGTTACTATGTTTCCTATACTTCAATAATAGCTTCCCACAATATCTACTACTCCATTGTTACTTTCTATTGATTGCTACTGTTCCTAGCTACTGGTTTGAGTATTTAGCAGCAGGTTATCAATACAATGACAATTATTCCCTCTCCTACTAACCAAGGTGTCTATCAAATTAGCAAGATTATTAGATTGGGACAAAATATTGATATTCAATTTGTGTTGAAACAACATCCTATACTACTTCAGGCCGAGGGCATCCtgtaatcatcatcatcatcatcatcatcattgatTCAGGTAAGTAAATtttgtaccaaatcatgcttttCATTTTTAGAAAGGCAAGAAAGAGATAAGCACCCACAACATGAAACGAACATTATTTGGAGGCTTGTAAGGAAAGAGACTAGAAATTTTTAAAGAGGGGAGATTTTGAGCATTCTATAATGTAAGAGTTCCTAGTTCAGTGATCTGATTTGATGGGCTTAGTCATAATTTATCAGCTAAAGATTCATTTCAGTGTACCAGTTGAAAAGTGGAATTGTGAAGTGAGATTTTATATTTGAGTAAGCATTATTAATTATGACCTATTTCAATTTGTGTAGGTGGAGaaagttttgattttgattttcttttttctttattgtgTCGGTGTGGAAGTACTTTTTGAGGTTAAATCTAAGAAAATAGCTTTCAAATATATCTCAATTTACCCCTCACATGATGATgtttctatatataatatagatcTCATCTAGAAAGAATGCTATGAGAGCATCTTATTATATGGCTTTTTTTAAGTGATAATAATAATGCCAGCCTTGTCTTTGTCTATGGAAACAATAGAATCTTAAATGTGGGATTCTCTGGGGTGTTGAAACTATATTAACAATACAATACATGTCTTTTTCTCTTGTAATCTTATATAGGAAAAGATGATTTTTAACTTTATCTTTAACCAACAACCCATCAAAAAATTTGTGTAATATCAATTATTTTCTTCCATTCCAAGACATTGCTAGCAAAGAAtgataaaattacataaaagaaaAACTCAAATCTAAATTTGTTAAATAAAACCTACACAAGATGATCAAAATAATTGGACTAAGACGGGTCAGGCTTGTGCATAGGACTCACTCAGtgtcaaaaacattaaaaatacTACATAATCTTAAAACAAGGCTAACTTTTTCGTAACAAGCTTAATTTAAACTGAAAAACGATAAAAATGGTTGTTTGCAACGTGGAAGAGAGCTCAAGGAATGTAAGGGGTAAATAGTCGGCGAGACAGAACCATTGCTGCCGGTGATTGTTCAAGAAGAGCCTCCTAGGGGTGAAAATCGGTCGGTTATGgtcggtttttaaaattttataaccgaccggtcggttacggtttt is a genomic window of Cannabis sativa cultivar Pink pepper isolate KNU-18-1 chromosome 9, ASM2916894v1, whole genome shotgun sequence containing:
- the LOC115722287 gene encoding GDP-mannose 4,6 dehydratase 1, whose protein sequence is MASKNNDTHKSESATTTNGGEAPDRKIALITGITGQDGSYLTEFLLDKGYEVHGLIRRSSNFNTQRINHIYIDPHNAHKARMKLHYADLTDASSLRSWLDIVRPDEVYNLAAQSHVAVSFEIPDYTADVVATGALRLLEAVRSHISATGRSHIRYYQAGSSEMFGATPPPQSETTPFHPRSPYAASKCAAHWYTVNYREAYGIYACNGILFNHESPRRGENFVTRKITRAVGRIKIGLQNKLFLGNLQASRDWGFAGDYVEAMWMMLQQEKPDDYVVATEDSHTVEEFLEVAFGNVGLNWRDHVVIDKRYFRPAEVDNLKGDASKAKKVLGWKPKVGFEQLVKMMVDEDIELAKREKVLVDAGYMDAQQQP